One segment of Rhodanobacter thiooxydans DNA contains the following:
- a CDS encoding adenosylcobalamin-dependent ribonucleoside-diphosphate reductase, with the protein MNPATNRDAAVEIPLQPASYDIWDKKYRLKAKSGEPVDATIDETYQRVARALSDVEASDELRGHWYERFLWALRRGAIPAGRITSNAGALAHKPATSTINCTVSGTIRDSMDDILEKVHEAGLTLKAGCGIGYEFSTLRPRGAYVSGAGAYTSGPLSFMDIYDKMCFTVSSAGGRRGAQMGTFDISHPDAKEFIRAKREDGRLRQFNLSLLITDGFMDAVEHDQDWPLVFPVHVKEKDEIDVNDPAQVVWREWPTHENYVDREDGLVACKIYGHIRARHLWDMIMVSTYDYAEPGFILIDKVNEMNNNWWCEHIRATNPCGEQPLPPYGSCLLGSINLTTFVRDPFGPKARFDWDEYREVVKVFTRMLDNVVEINGLPLEQQRNEIMGKRRHGMGFLGLGSTVTMLKMRYGSADAVSFTEDVSREMAVAGWEVALDLAKEKGAAPILLRDYTVTGDMLRKRPEMVSDGYKVGDSIPGRVLHARYSRYMQRIATVAPNLVAELAETGARFTHHSSIAPTGTISLSLANNASNGIEPSFAHSYSRNVIREGKKSKEKVEVLSFELLAYRALINADAKAFTDEAANKLPDYFVAADDISPKQHVDIQAASQKWIDSSISKTANVPTDYPYEDFKDIYFYAYKQGLKGCTTFRFNPAAFQGVLVKEADLESTLYRFELEDGSVVELKGNEQVEYDGEMHSAANLFDALKEGYYGKF; encoded by the coding sequence ATGAACCCAGCCACCAACCGTGACGCCGCCGTGGAAATCCCGCTGCAACCGGCGTCGTACGACATCTGGGACAAGAAATACCGTCTGAAGGCGAAGTCCGGCGAGCCGGTGGACGCCACCATCGACGAGACCTACCAGCGCGTGGCGCGTGCGTTGTCCGACGTCGAGGCCAGCGACGAGCTGCGCGGCCACTGGTACGAGCGTTTCCTGTGGGCGCTGCGCCGCGGTGCGATCCCCGCCGGTCGCATCACCTCCAACGCCGGCGCGCTGGCGCACAAGCCGGCCACCTCCACCATCAACTGCACCGTCTCCGGCACCATTCGCGATTCGATGGACGACATCCTGGAGAAGGTGCACGAGGCCGGCCTCACCCTGAAGGCCGGCTGCGGCATCGGCTACGAGTTCTCCACGCTGCGCCCGCGCGGCGCGTACGTGTCCGGCGCCGGCGCGTACACCAGCGGCCCGCTGTCGTTCATGGATATCTACGACAAGATGTGCTTCACCGTGTCCAGCGCCGGCGGCCGCCGCGGCGCGCAGATGGGCACGTTCGACATCAGCCATCCGGACGCCAAGGAATTCATCCGCGCCAAGCGCGAGGACGGCCGGCTGCGCCAGTTCAACCTGAGCCTGCTGATCACCGACGGCTTCATGGACGCGGTCGAGCACGACCAGGACTGGCCGCTGGTGTTCCCGGTGCACGTCAAGGAAAAGGACGAGATCGACGTCAACGATCCGGCCCAGGTGGTCTGGCGCGAGTGGCCCACCCACGAAAACTACGTCGACCGCGAAGACGGCCTGGTCGCCTGCAAGATCTACGGCCACATCCGCGCGCGGCACCTGTGGGACATGATCATGGTCTCGACGTACGACTACGCCGAGCCCGGTTTCATCCTGATCGACAAGGTCAACGAGATGAACAACAACTGGTGGTGCGAGCACATCCGCGCCACCAACCCCTGCGGCGAACAGCCCCTGCCGCCGTACGGCTCGTGCCTGCTCGGCTCGATCAACCTGACCACCTTCGTGCGCGATCCGTTCGGCCCGAAGGCGCGCTTCGACTGGGACGAGTACCGCGAGGTGGTCAAGGTGTTCACCCGCATGCTCGACAACGTGGTCGAGATCAACGGCCTGCCGCTGGAACAGCAGCGCAACGAGATCATGGGCAAGCGCCGCCACGGCATGGGCTTCCTCGGCCTGGGTTCCACCGTGACCATGCTGAAGATGCGCTACGGCTCGGCCGACGCGGTGAGCTTCACCGAGGATGTCTCGCGCGAGATGGCGGTGGCCGGCTGGGAAGTCGCACTGGACCTGGCCAAGGAAAAGGGCGCCGCGCCGATCCTGCTGCGCGACTACACCGTCACCGGCGACATGCTGCGCAAGCGCCCGGAAATGGTCAGTGATGGCTACAAGGTCGGCGACAGCATTCCTGGCCGCGTGCTGCACGCCAGGTACAGCCGCTACATGCAGCGCATCGCCACGGTGGCGCCGAATCTGGTGGCCGAGCTGGCCGAGACCGGCGCACGCTTCACCCACCACAGCTCGATCGCACCCACCGGCACGATCAGCCTGAGCCTGGCCAACAACGCCAGCAACGGCATCGAGCCCAGCTTCGCCCACAGCTATTCGCGCAACGTGATCCGCGAGGGCAAGAAGTCCAAGGAAAAGGTCGAAGTGCTCAGCTTCGAGCTGCTCGCTTACCGCGCCTTGATCAATGCCGATGCCAAGGCGTTCACCGACGAGGCCGCCAACAAGCTGCCGGACTACTTTGTGGCCGCCGACGACATCAGTCCGAAGCAGCACGTGGACATCCAGGCCGCCTCGCAGAAGTGGATCGACTCGTCGATCTCCAAGACCGCGAACGTGCCCACCGATTACCCCTACGAGGACTTCAAGGACATCTACTTCTACGCCTACAAGCAGGGCCTGAAGGGATGCACCACCTTCCGTTTCAACCCCGCCGCGTTCCAGGGTGTGCTGGTCAAGGAAGCGGACCTTGAAAGCACCCTCTACCGCTTCGAGCTGGAAGACGGTAGCGTTGTCGAACTGAAAGGCAATGAGCAGGTGGAATACGACGGCGAGATGCACTCCGCCGCCAACCTCTTCGATGCCTTGAAGGAAGGCTACTACGGCAAGTTCTGA
- a CDS encoding Do family serine endopeptidase produces MLQLPSRLVPRLTSLLAVVVVAFGSVPSGGRAATLPASVGGQPLPSLAPMLTRVTPAVVNISTTTRVPVRDAYFDDPMVRQFFGLPATPRERVEQSLGSGVIVDAAKGYVLTNNHVVGGADDISVTLQDGRTFKGKLIGTDPATDVAVVQIPAQDLKALPLADSSALQVGDYVVAVGDPFGLGQTVTAGIVSALGRSGLGQNSSGSGGYQNFIQTDASINPGNSGGALVNLRGELVGINTMIFSPSGGNVGIGFAIPSNLTSEVMAQLLAHGKVQRGSLGAQTQAITPRIAQLLSLKDSNGVVVTGVADGSAAAHAGLQPGDVLTTLNGKPLRSVQELNNAEGLLPLGSTLRLGVLREGKLREVSATLTAEKLASVDGGQLDPRLAGVRFSELSQNQRNQGWYGAAVSAVQPGSRAARAGLSTDDVVIGVGNQRITSLHMLRGLAGVKPRQLVLVVADDDGTRYVVVN; encoded by the coding sequence ATGTTGCAGCTGCCTTCGCGCCTTGTGCCCCGGCTGACCAGCCTGCTGGCGGTGGTGGTCGTCGCCTTCGGCAGCGTACCGAGCGGCGGCCGTGCAGCCACCTTGCCGGCCTCGGTCGGCGGGCAGCCGCTGCCGTCGCTGGCGCCGATGCTGACGCGGGTGACGCCGGCGGTGGTGAACATCTCCACCACCACGCGGGTGCCGGTGCGCGATGCGTATTTCGACGACCCGATGGTGCGCCAGTTCTTCGGCCTGCCGGCGACGCCGCGCGAGCGGGTCGAGCAGAGCCTGGGCTCGGGCGTGATCGTGGACGCGGCGAAGGGCTACGTGCTGACCAACAACCACGTGGTCGGCGGCGCCGACGACATCAGCGTGACGTTGCAGGACGGGCGCACGTTCAAGGGCAAGCTGATCGGCACCGACCCGGCCACCGACGTGGCGGTGGTGCAGATCCCGGCACAGGACCTCAAGGCGCTGCCGCTGGCCGATTCCTCCGCGCTGCAGGTGGGCGACTACGTGGTGGCAGTGGGCGACCCGTTCGGGCTGGGCCAGACGGTCACCGCCGGCATCGTCTCGGCGCTGGGCCGCTCGGGGCTGGGCCAGAACTCATCGGGTTCGGGCGGCTATCAGAACTTCATCCAGACCGACGCCTCGATCAACCCCGGCAACTCCGGCGGCGCGCTGGTCAACCTGCGCGGCGAACTGGTCGGCATCAACACCATGATCTTCTCGCCCTCCGGCGGCAACGTGGGCATCGGCTTCGCCATTCCCAGCAACCTCACCAGCGAAGTGATGGCGCAGCTGCTGGCGCACGGCAAGGTGCAGCGTGGCAGCCTGGGCGCGCAGACCCAGGCGATCACCCCGCGCATCGCCCAGTTGCTGAGCCTGAAGGACAGCAACGGCGTGGTGGTCACCGGCGTGGCCGACGGCTCGGCCGCCGCGCACGCCGGCCTGCAGCCGGGCGACGTGCTGACCACGCTGAACGGCAAGCCGCTGCGCAGCGTGCAGGAACTGAACAACGCCGAGGGCCTGCTGCCGCTGGGCAGCACGCTGCGGCTGGGCGTGCTGCGCGAGGGCAAGCTGCGCGAGGTCAGCGCCACGCTCACCGCGGAGAAGCTGGCCAGCGTCGACGGCGGCCAGCTCGACCCGCGCCTGGCCGGCGTGCGTTTCAGCGAACTCAGCCAGAACCAGCGCAACCAGGGCTGGTATGGCGCGGCAGTCAGCGCGGTGCAGCCGGGCAGCCGCGCCGCACGCGCCGGACTGAGCACCGACGACGTGGTGATCGGCGTGGGCAACCAGCGCATCACCAGCCTGCACATGCTGCGTGGACTGGCCGGCGTGAAGCCGCGCCAGCTGGTGCTGGTGGTCGCCGACGACGACGGCACGCGCTACGTGGTGGTCAACTGA
- a CDS encoding substrate-binding domain-containing protein, with product MSVRLARLLSVALIGACLATPAFARSKPKAHASAPAKSSLIWRGDVATANGVVNEVAKAWEKSGHGRIELQPFNTASGIDAVASGTADLAGSARPSDNSAQNANLTFTPVAWDGLVIITQSSNPVRNLTLKQVHDIYYGRIHNWSEVGGNNAPIDVYAVASPGDGVEYSLRSLLFGRGNQPVAAPRLYVNTRKLEEGIALNPNGLGVAMLSGISGNPQLKAIPINGKSATAANIADGSYPLFTPLYLVTNPRSPKAAQAQAFIDFLQTEPAKAAMRRHAALPYQDGSALASMDDARRSRILAEVGARPVRGTPVSAPGATYAARAAIAPTSPDTLAARQALEQRRADARDTARLSKVQGSVSDVTTTDVAHADGSAITVGRNTGKDFGKVRADASQAATSYKVAKGDTLSTIAKRHSVEVAQLREWNHLKNDQIKLGQVLHIRNR from the coding sequence ATGTCCGTCCGTCTTGCCCGCCTGTTGTCCGTCGCCCTGATCGGGGCCTGCCTTGCCACTCCCGCGTTCGCCCGCAGCAAACCCAAGGCGCACGCCAGCGCCCCCGCCAAGAGCAGCCTGATCTGGCGCGGCGATGTCGCCACCGCGAACGGCGTGGTCAATGAAGTGGCGAAGGCATGGGAGAAGAGCGGCCACGGCCGGATCGAGTTGCAGCCGTTCAACACCGCCTCGGGCATCGACGCGGTCGCCAGCGGCACCGCCGACCTGGCCGGCAGCGCACGCCCCAGCGACAACAGCGCGCAGAACGCGAACCTCACCTTCACCCCTGTGGCCTGGGACGGGCTGGTGATCATCACCCAGTCGTCCAACCCGGTCCGCAACCTCACCCTGAAGCAGGTGCACGACATCTACTACGGCCGCATCCACAACTGGAGCGAGGTCGGCGGCAACAACGCGCCGATCGACGTCTACGCGGTGGCCAGCCCCGGCGACGGCGTGGAATACAGCCTGCGCAGCCTGCTGTTCGGCCGCGGCAACCAGCCGGTGGCGGCGCCGCGGCTGTACGTCAACACGCGCAAGCTGGAAGAAGGCATCGCGCTGAACCCGAACGGCCTGGGCGTGGCGATGCTCTCCGGCATCAGCGGCAACCCGCAGCTCAAGGCAATCCCGATCAACGGCAAGTCGGCCACCGCCGCCAACATCGCCGATGGCAGCTACCCGCTGTTCACCCCGCTGTACCTGGTGACCAACCCGCGCAGCCCGAAGGCCGCCCAGGCGCAGGCCTTCATCGACTTCCTGCAGACCGAGCCGGCCAAGGCCGCCATGCGCAGGCACGCGGCGCTGCCGTACCAGGACGGCAGCGCACTGGCGTCGATGGACGACGCGCGCCGCAGCCGCATCCTCGCTGAAGTCGGCGCGCGCCCGGTGCGGGGCACGCCGGTGTCGGCACCGGGCGCCACCTACGCGGCACGCGCCGCGATCGCGCCGACCTCGCCCGACACGCTGGCGGCGCGGCAGGCGCTGGAGCAACGTCGCGCCGACGCCAGGGATACTGCCCGCCTGAGCAAGGTCCAGGGCAGCGTGAGCGACGTCACCACCACCGACGTGGCCCATGCGGACGGCAGCGCCATCACGGTTGGCCGGAACACCGGCAAGGACTTCGGCAAGGTCCGCGCGGACGCCAGCCAGGCTGCGACCAGCTACAAGGTGGCCAAGGGCGACACGCTGTCGACGATCGCCAAGCGGCATTCGGTCGAGGTGGCCCAGCTGCGCGAGTGGAACCACCTGAAGAACGACCAGATCAAGCTGGGCCAGGTGCTGCACATCCGCAACCGCTGA
- a CDS encoding HAD family hydrolase: MPILALTLDLDDTLWPVLPALERADQAVDAWLRQHHPDVARAWPIAAMRELRLQVAAERLDLAHDFTRQRQLTLQQAFAACGVDDAPIAALWEIYFAARNRVELYPDSLPALERITARWPLASLTNGNADLQRIGIHAHFAHHVCARDSGVAKPDPRIFLTAAARLGVAPGQILHVGDDPAMDMAGARDAGLRTAWINRDGLPWPAELGPPPELDLRDMTALADWLDAHGAR, from the coding sequence GTGCCGATCCTCGCGCTGACGCTGGATCTCGACGACACCTTGTGGCCGGTGCTGCCGGCGCTCGAACGCGCCGACCAGGCGGTGGACGCCTGGCTGCGGCAACACCACCCCGACGTCGCCCGCGCGTGGCCGATCGCGGCCATGCGCGAACTGCGCCTGCAGGTGGCCGCCGAGCGGCTGGACCTGGCGCACGACTTCACCCGCCAGCGCCAGCTCACCCTGCAGCAGGCTTTCGCCGCCTGCGGCGTCGACGATGCGCCGATCGCGGCGCTGTGGGAAATCTACTTCGCCGCACGCAACCGCGTGGAGCTGTATCCGGACAGCCTGCCCGCGCTGGAACGGATCACCGCGCGCTGGCCGCTGGCCAGCCTGACCAACGGCAACGCCGACCTGCAGCGCATCGGCATCCACGCGCACTTCGCCCACCACGTCTGCGCGCGCGACAGCGGCGTGGCGAAGCCCGACCCGCGCATCTTCCTGACCGCCGCCGCACGGCTGGGCGTGGCGCCCGGGCAGATCCTGCACGTCGGCGACGATCCGGCGATGGACATGGCCGGCGCCCGCGACGCCGGCCTGCGCACCGCCTGGATCAACCGCGACGGCCTGCCCTGGCCGGCCGAACTGGGCCCGCCGCCCGAGCTGGACCTGCGCGACATGACCGCGCTGGCCGACTGGCTCGACGCGCATGGCGCCCGCTGA
- a CDS encoding leucyl aminopeptidase family protein yields the protein MSALIERQSGNRRSIAIETTDAAHYAATRRRLTAAQRRWLADSGFEAASGTYALLSDATGKLVRVLAGVDPREPLAALAALPCNLPAATYHLADEGVLADPAQAALGWALGAYQFNRYRQPKRAPARLVVPAAQLQQLAPLVEATALVRDLVNTPTEDMGPAQLADAIKQLGKTHKAKVRDWVGDELLEANFPTIHAVGRASHRAPRLVELSWGKPSDPKLVVIGKGVCFDTGGLDLKSSDGMRWMKKDMGGAAHAIALAGLVMQARLPVRLTLLIPAVENAVAGNALRPGEVVVTRAGHAVEIDNTDAEGRLVLCDALAYGAEQQPDLILDFATLTGAARVALGPDLPALFANDEAAAAGVLAAGRAVDDPLWQLPLWRPYRRMLDSYLADFANAGPSRHAGAITAALYLERFVPDGTPWLHLDTYAWNDADRPGRPRGGEAMGLRATFAFLQQRYAG from the coding sequence ATGTCCGCCCTGATCGAACGCCAGTCCGGCAACCGCCGCAGCATCGCCATCGAGACCACCGATGCCGCGCACTACGCCGCGACCCGTCGCCGGCTCACCGCGGCGCAGCGGCGCTGGCTGGCCGACAGCGGCTTCGAGGCAGCGTCGGGCACGTACGCGTTGCTGTCCGATGCCACGGGCAAACTGGTGCGCGTGCTGGCTGGCGTCGATCCGCGCGAGCCGCTGGCGGCGCTGGCCGCGCTGCCGTGCAACCTGCCCGCGGCGACCTACCATCTCGCCGATGAAGGCGTGCTCGCCGATCCGGCCCAGGCCGCGCTGGGCTGGGCGCTGGGCGCCTACCAGTTCAACCGCTACCGCCAGCCGAAGCGCGCGCCGGCCCGGCTCGTCGTGCCGGCCGCCCAGCTGCAGCAACTGGCGCCGCTGGTCGAAGCCACCGCGCTGGTGCGCGACCTGGTCAACACGCCGACCGAGGACATGGGCCCGGCGCAACTGGCCGACGCGATCAAGCAGCTCGGCAAGACGCACAAAGCGAAGGTACGCGACTGGGTCGGCGACGAATTGCTCGAAGCGAATTTCCCGACCATCCACGCGGTCGGCCGCGCCAGCCATCGCGCGCCGCGGCTGGTCGAATTGAGCTGGGGCAAGCCAAGCGATCCCAAGCTCGTGGTGATCGGCAAGGGCGTGTGCTTCGACACCGGCGGGCTCGACCTGAAATCGTCCGACGGCATGCGCTGGATGAAGAAGGACATGGGCGGCGCCGCGCACGCGATCGCGCTGGCCGGACTGGTGATGCAGGCGCGACTGCCGGTGCGCCTCACCCTGCTGATCCCCGCGGTGGAAAATGCCGTGGCCGGCAATGCGCTGCGCCCGGGCGAGGTGGTGGTCACCCGCGCCGGCCATGCGGTGGAGATCGACAACACCGACGCCGAGGGCCGCCTGGTGCTGTGTGACGCGCTGGCTTACGGCGCCGAGCAGCAGCCGGACCTGATCCTCGACTTCGCCACCCTCACCGGCGCCGCCCGCGTGGCGCTGGGTCCGGACCTGCCCGCGCTGTTCGCCAACGACGAGGCCGCGGCCGCCGGCGTGCTGGCCGCCGGCCGCGCGGTCGACGACCCGCTGTGGCAGCTGCCGCTGTGGCGGCCGTACCGCCGGATGCTCGATTCGTACCTGGCCGACTTCGCCAACGCCGGCCCGTCGCGCCATGCCGGCGCGATCACCGCGGCGCTGTACCTGGAACGCTTCGTGCCGGACGGCACGCCGTGGCTGCACCTGGACACCTACGCCTGGAACGACGCCGACCGCCCCGGCCGGCCGCGCGGCGGCGAGGCGATGGGACTGCGCGCGACGTTCGCGTTCCTGCAGCAGCGTTACGCTGGCTGA
- a CDS encoding M1 family metallopeptidase, whose amino-acid sequence MPLRPHLLAACVAFGLAACTGVPVAKTATATQPALTAQTLNSGGVMPAEQARVHFDHAELHFAVDPAAQSIDASATLSFTAKSATDTLLLDLDRNLPISAIELGGRPLAVSAWSNPDGRLRIQLPAPLAAGGKVRVTIRYGGKPHVAKKAPWDGGFVWSHPADGQPWVASAVEGEGCDLFWPCIDQPQGEPDLVDTWITVPKTLAAPGNGVLVGITDAGDRHTYHWRARHPNTYAISINIGPFDELKAYYKSRYGNTIPMQFWYLRGHEAQAKVLFAGFPRMLDFFEQQIGPYPFGDEKMGVVETPHLGMEHQTINAYGNRYRLNGYGYDSLLQHEFAHEWFGNQLTNANWDDMWLHESFGTYMQPLYSQYLNGDMDYSSWLHELRLKLRNRHPIVSGSSRTEEQVYDETAGPGQDIYNKGALMLHTLRQLIGDRDFFDSIRRLVYGRPDPQPGNFKPRYASTNDYVAIVDQVTGRKLDWFFNVYLRDAALPRLDEQHVGDTLKLRWVTEHGKPFPMPVEVQVGDAVHTLPMSDGSGQLRVPAGSLLIVDPRSKLLREMPHVEAYQQWLKKQRAAPRAAK is encoded by the coding sequence ATGCCTCTTCGCCCGCACCTGCTCGCCGCCTGCGTGGCGTTCGGCCTCGCCGCCTGCACCGGCGTTCCCGTCGCCAAAACCGCGACCGCCACCCAGCCGGCACTCACTGCGCAGACGCTGAACTCGGGCGGCGTGATGCCGGCCGAGCAGGCGCGCGTGCACTTCGACCACGCCGAGCTGCATTTCGCGGTCGACCCGGCCGCGCAGAGCATCGACGCCAGCGCGACGCTGAGCTTCACCGCGAAGTCCGCCACCGACACGCTGCTGCTGGACCTGGACCGCAACCTGCCGATCAGCGCGATCGAGCTGGGCGGCCGGCCGCTCGCCGTCAGCGCGTGGAGCAACCCGGACGGCCGCCTGCGCATCCAGCTGCCCGCGCCGCTCGCCGCCGGCGGCAAGGTGCGCGTGACGATCCGCTACGGCGGCAAGCCGCACGTGGCGAAGAAGGCGCCGTGGGACGGCGGCTTCGTGTGGAGCCACCCCGCCGACGGCCAGCCTTGGGTGGCCAGCGCGGTCGAGGGTGAGGGCTGCGACCTGTTCTGGCCGTGCATCGACCAGCCGCAGGGCGAGCCCGACCTGGTCGATACCTGGATCACCGTGCCGAAGACGCTGGCCGCGCCCGGCAACGGCGTGCTGGTCGGCATCACCGACGCGGGCGACAGGCACACGTACCACTGGCGCGCCAGGCACCCGAATACCTACGCAATCTCGATCAACATCGGCCCGTTCGACGAACTCAAGGCGTACTACAAAAGCCGCTACGGCAACACCATCCCGATGCAGTTCTGGTACCTGCGCGGGCACGAGGCGCAGGCCAAGGTGCTGTTCGCCGGGTTCCCGCGCATGCTGGATTTCTTCGAGCAGCAGATCGGCCCGTACCCGTTCGGCGACGAGAAGATGGGCGTGGTGGAGACCCCGCACCTGGGCATGGAGCACCAGACCATCAACGCCTATGGCAACCGCTACCGCCTGAATGGCTACGGCTACGACAGCCTGCTGCAGCACGAATTCGCCCACGAGTGGTTCGGCAACCAGCTGACCAACGCCAACTGGGACGACATGTGGCTGCATGAAAGCTTCGGCACCTACATGCAGCCGCTGTACAGCCAGTACCTCAACGGCGACATGGACTATTCCAGCTGGCTGCACGAGCTGCGCCTGAAGCTGCGCAACCGCCACCCGATCGTCTCCGGCAGCAGCCGCACCGAGGAACAGGTCTACGACGAGACGGCCGGCCCGGGCCAGGACATCTACAACAAGGGCGCGCTGATGCTGCACACGCTGCGCCAGCTGATCGGCGACCGCGACTTCTTCGACAGCATCCGCCGGCTGGTGTATGGCCGCCCCGACCCGCAACCGGGCAACTTCAAGCCGCGCTACGCCAGTACCAACGACTACGTGGCGATCGTCGACCAGGTAACCGGACGCAAGCTCGACTGGTTCTTCAACGTCTACCTGCGCGACGCCGCGCTGCCGCGGCTGGACGAGCAGCACGTGGGCGACACGCTGAAACTGCGCTGGGTCACCGAACACGGCAAACCGTTCCCGATGCCGGTCGAGGTGCAGGTGGGCGACGCCGTGCACACCCTGCCGATGAGCGACGGCAGCGGCCAGCTGCGGGTGCCGGCCGGCAGCCTGCTGATCGTCGACCCGCGCTCGAAGCTGCTGCGCGAGATGCCGCACGTCGAGGCCTACCAGCAATGGCTGAAAAAGCAGCGAGCTGCGCCGCGCGCGGCGAAATAA
- a CDS encoding aspartyl/asparaginyl beta-hydroxylase domain-containing protein codes for MQPPLAVSAACREQALAAWQRGDAVTAEQAFRRLLEVLPDDAEALQFVATCELGRGDAEHAIALLTAAHRAQPEDAAVLHRLGEVQMLAGAHQAAADSLHQGLQLAPGMFVARLRLGVALEQLGRRHEAMLAYLGAFDAAQAQGRWLSDDTTAPGLREAVKHAARFVAAGRRELFDAVIEPLRQRYGRSELARVDQCLAIYLHERAADLPDPRQRPTFLYFPGIPSRTFYPRERFPEHARLEAAAGLIGEELRGVLAQDELVPFLGTNASGELLDSSGTQGPAWDAFFFYRHGQRHDLHCARCPRTSAMLDSLPLVRVREHAPETLFSVLRPGTHILPHRGVTNTRLVTHLPLIVPPDCALRVGGETHVWEQGRCVTFDDTFEHEAWNRSTQTRVVLILDSWNPDLSEAERAAVTDLVAAIGDFNRESGTTPAAPPQS; via the coding sequence ATGCAGCCGCCCCTTGCCGTTTCCGCCGCGTGCCGCGAGCAGGCGCTGGCCGCCTGGCAGCGCGGCGATGCGGTGACCGCCGAGCAGGCCTTCCGACGGCTGCTGGAAGTCCTGCCGGACGACGCCGAAGCACTGCAGTTCGTGGCCACCTGCGAACTGGGTCGGGGCGATGCCGAGCATGCAATCGCCCTGCTGACCGCGGCGCACCGCGCCCAACCAGAGGACGCCGCCGTGCTGCACCGCCTCGGCGAGGTGCAGATGCTGGCCGGCGCACACCAGGCCGCCGCCGACAGCCTGCACCAGGGCCTGCAGCTCGCACCCGGCATGTTCGTGGCGCGCCTGCGCCTGGGCGTGGCGCTCGAACAGCTGGGGCGCCGGCACGAGGCCATGCTGGCCTACCTCGGCGCATTCGACGCCGCGCAGGCGCAGGGCCGCTGGCTCAGCGACGACACCACCGCGCCGGGCCTGCGCGAGGCGGTGAAGCATGCCGCGCGCTTCGTCGCCGCCGGCCGACGCGAACTGTTCGACGCGGTCATCGAGCCGCTGCGCCAACGCTACGGCCGCTCCGAGCTGGCCCGCGTCGACCAGTGCCTGGCGATCTACCTGCACGAGCGGGCGGCAGACCTGCCGGACCCGCGCCAGCGCCCCACCTTCCTGTATTTCCCCGGCATTCCCAGCCGCACCTTTTATCCGCGCGAGCGCTTTCCGGAGCACGCGCGGCTGGAGGCGGCCGCCGGGTTGATCGGCGAGGAGCTGCGCGGCGTGCTCGCCCAGGACGAGCTGGTGCCGTTCCTGGGCACCAATGCCAGCGGGGAACTGCTCGATTCGTCCGGCACGCAGGGGCCGGCCTGGGATGCGTTCTTCTTCTACCGGCACGGCCAGCGCCACGACCTGCACTGCGCCCGCTGCCCGCGTACCAGCGCGATGCTGGACTCGCTGCCGCTGGTGCGAGTGCGCGAGCACGCGCCGGAAACGCTGTTTTCGGTGCTGCGTCCAGGCACGCACATCCTGCCGCACCGCGGTGTCACCAACACGCGCCTGGTCACCCACCTGCCGCTGATCGTGCCGCCGGACTGCGCCCTGCGCGTGGGCGGCGAAACCCACGTGTGGGAGCAAGGCCGCTGCGTCACCTTCGACGACACCTTCGAGCACGAAGCGTGGAACCGCAGCACGCAGACTCGCGTGGTGCTGATCCTGGACAGCTGGAACCCCGACCTCAGCGAGGCCGAACGGGCGGCGGTGACCGACCTGGTCGCCGCCATCGGCGACTTCAACCGCGAAAGCGGGACGACGCCTGCCGCGCCACCCCAGTCCTGA